A single genomic interval of Chryseobacterium paludis harbors:
- a CDS encoding YegP family protein produces the protein MGKFIISKRTNGDYQFNLKASNGQVILTSQGYSSKSGCENGIESVRVNSKDDSKFERKASSNGKSYFNLKAGNGQIVGTSQMYESESGMEKGIESVKANAPIASVEEETTG, from the coding sequence ATGGGAAAATTTATTATTTCAAAAAGAACAAACGGAGACTACCAGTTTAATCTAAAAGCCAGTAATGGGCAGGTAATTTTAACCAGCCAGGGGTACAGTTCTAAATCAGGATGTGAAAATGGTATTGAATCTGTCCGGGTAAATTCCAAGGATGATTCTAAATTCGAAAGAAAAGCATCTTCCAATGGGAAATCTTATTTCAACCTGAAAGCCGGAAATGGGCAGATCGTTGGAACAAGCCAAATGTATGAGTCGGAAAGCGGTATGGAAAAGGGAATAGAATCTGTAAAAGCCAATGCTCCAATAGCGTCCGTAGAAGAAGAAACTACCGGATAA